One Melanotaenia boesemani isolate fMelBoe1 chromosome 8, fMelBoe1.pri, whole genome shotgun sequence DNA segment encodes these proteins:
- the LOC121644200 gene encoding uncharacterized protein LOC121644200 isoform X1, translated as MGNMHCPAEDSARLAAVARVICPFPNYTPHPHFANMLSINSSQHLKEHYTAVQSSLTSKQLEDFTQGLRTTFGREGKVTLGGVGVVALSLAVLFDTLAKTVKGELVSDSKPIPGLFVKDPRGYYPPHVYTISKYLRLVPHIANNPTRMKQETERCIKHLDADTQALDQLGENYSTPLHEDITKINFILGYYVTHSLFIHLGRINNGTEVDLDRFQQAEVHKKGDTILNVNCDPEIADTEFLAEVEKSDDYTKESLQKCKPKNIFGIELRDPKSWLLHVAEMEFTKAIFFHFDALKFTSIGDLLTQREDFDLRRNALGKWE; from the exons ATGGGCAACatgcattgtcctgctgaagATTCAGCCCGCCTGGCTGCTGTTGCTCGAGTCATCTGCCCTTTCCCAAACTACACCCCTCATCCTCATTTCGCCAACATGCTGAGCATCAACTCTTCACAACACCTGAAGGAGCACTACACAGCAGTTCAGAGCTCTCTGACTTCCAAGCAGCTGGAGGACTTCACCCAGGGCCTGAGGACCACTTTTGGCAGGGAGGGCAAGGTGACTCTTGGTGGGGTTGGAGTAGTGGCCCTGTCTCTTGCTGTGCTGTTTGACACACTTGCCAAAACAGTCAAGGGAGAACTGGTGTCAGATTCTAAGCCCATTCCAGGTTTGTTCGTGAAGGATCCAAGGGGATACTACCCACCTCATGTCTACACCATAAGCAAATACCTGAGACTGGTACCACATATTGCCAACAACCCCACCAGGATGAAACAGGAGACGGAGAG GTGCATAAAGCATTTAGATGCTGATACACAAGCTCTAGACCAACTGGGAGAAAATTACAGCACACCATTACATGAGGACATCACAAAGATTAATTTCATCCTGGGATATTATGTCACACATTCTTTGTTTATTCACCTTGGCCGAATCAACAATGGTACCGAAGTTGACTTAGACAGGTTTCAGCAAGCAGAGGTGCACAAAAAAGGTGACACCATCTTAAATGTCAATTGTGATCCAGAGATAGCTGACACAGAATTTTTGGCTGAAGTGGAGAAATCTGATGACTACACCAAAGAAAGCCTTCAGAAATGCAAACCAAAGAACATTTTTGGTATAGAGCTGAGAGACCCAAAGTCATGGCTGCTCCACGTTGCAGAGATGGAATTTACAAAAGCCATATTTTTCCACTTTGATGCACTCAAATTCACCTCCATTGGAGACTTGCTTACCCAAAGAGAGGATTTTGACCTGAGAAGAAATGCACTGGGAAAATGGGAATAG
- the LOC121643990 gene encoding uncharacterized protein LOC121643990 produces the protein MGNMHCPAEDSARLAAVARVICPFPNYTPHPHFTNMLSINSSHHLKEHYTAVQSSLTSKQLEDFTQGLRTTFGREGKVTLGGVGVVALSLAVLFDTLAKTVKGELVSDSEPIPGLFVKNPRGYYPPHVYTISKYLRLVPHIANNPTRMKQETERCIKHLDADTQVLNQMGEKLQHTTEDITVINFMLVYQVTLSLFVHLNRINNGTKDDVNRFRQTQVDNKGEGILNFNCDPEIADTEFLAEVEKSDNYTKESLQKCKPKITAVGERSDPESWLLHVAGMELSNFILLNFGAVILSFSGDLLTQREDFDLRTNALGTWSADQFLKFQHSAVYPQEN, from the exons ATGGGCAACatgcattgtcctgctgaagATTCAGCCCGCCTGGCTGCTGTTGCTCGAGTCATCTGCCCTTTCCCAAACTACACCCCTCATCCTCATTTCACCAACATGCTGAGCATCAACTCTTCACATCACCTGAAGGAGCACTACACAGCAGTTCAGAGCTCTCTGACTTCCAAGCAGCTGGAGGACTTCACCCAGGGCCTGAGGACCACTTTTGGCAGGGAGGGCAAGGTGACTCTTGGTGGGGTTGGAGTAGTGGCCCTGTCTCTCGCTGTGCTGTTTGACACACTTGCCAAAACAGTCAAGGGAGAACTGGTGTCAGACTCTGAGCCCATTCCAGGTTTGTTCGTTAAAAATCCAAGGGGATACTACCCACCTCATGTCTACACCATAAGCAAATACCTGAGACTGGTACCACATATTGCCAACAACCCCACCAGGATGAAACAGGAGACGGAGAG GTGCATAAAGCATTTAGATGCTGATACACAAGTTCTAAACCAAATGGGAGAAAAACTACAGCACACTACTGAGGACATCACAGTGATTAATTTCATGCTGGTATATCAAGTCACATTGTCTTTGTTCGTTCATCTCAACCGAATCAACAATGGTACCAAAGATGACGTGAACAGATTTCGGCAAACACAGGTAGACAATAAAGGTGAAGGCATCTTAAATTTCAACTGTGATCCAGAGATAGCTGACACAGAATTTTTGGCTGAAGTGGAGAAATCTGACAACTACACCAAAGAATCCCTTCAGAAATGCAAACCAAAGATTACTGCTGTTGGGGAGCGGAGCGACCCAGAGTCATGGCTGCTCCATGTTGCAGGGATGGAATTGTCAAATTTCATATTACTCAACTTTGGTGCAGTGATATTAAGCTTCTCTGGAGACTTGCTTACCCAAAGAGAGGATTTTGACCTGAGGACGAATGCACTAGGAACATGGTCTGCTGACCAGTTCTTGAAATTCCAACACAGTGCAGTATATCCCCAGgagaattaa